One part of the Thermoanaerobaculia bacterium genome encodes these proteins:
- the nrdR gene encoding transcriptional repressor NrdR: LEKACEKRPVSLRQLEEIVDAAESLLTEQEDRELSTSEIGAFAMERLRELDQVAYVRFASVYRRFEDVGEFMDELKTLLKKKGTA; this comes from the coding sequence CTCGAGAAGGCCTGCGAGAAGCGTCCGGTGTCGCTGCGCCAGCTCGAAGAGATCGTGGACGCCGCCGAGAGCCTGCTGACGGAGCAGGAGGACCGCGAGCTCTCGACGAGCGAGATCGGCGCCTTCGCGATGGAGCGCCTGCGCGAGCTCGACCAGGTGGCCTACGTCCGCTTCGCCTCGGTCTACCGCCGTTTCGAGGACGTGGGCGAGTTCATGGACGAGCTGAAGACCCTGCTCAAGAAGAAAGGCACCGCATGA